From the genome of Marixanthomonas ophiurae, one region includes:
- a CDS encoding DISARM anti-phage system protein DrmE domain-containing protein, with the protein MQIIKTYTQELINKAKEYLTKEYRLEALNLSDFQAINFYLIDKAISKEENLFIESFDKELPALSQFPAVLSVAISLFFKNFCDDATTFESGAVLQHPSGERFVFIKYDGKDYILKNRNGTKYINKKQLRKYAVVDAELINRIPRARLTQYRKLYDLIFDIKNIPSQFKYKSAIIMSKNEFESELRTQDYIDIDIRKAIPMRWIARSGRENWNHIPLEPMIYCVPDYDTLQTYVLNKGIDIETLVVIGKNKYKDKVSTKLRLALRNEDIPNCIILGSEGFNDEQNQFLKWKWTFPEFEYLEDKAPGEIKAINIEDAVFQEKIDALMTYLSTLEKENSMSLLNVKRLRRFLYALVLAKPNDSRNLSQVEFVQHLIKKVASETIEQDFYDLELDDTVAQAQLRLHIDAIFKNFNNNKLKYLERLKFINYLIVPKRLVENWKDEFKGKHHKILSLKEFKELHKNINGSKKVYVLSLYNNGKYYDEVLDFAINSPHRFHFLSYPEEAKVIKTYIDKYDNSLITEYQSKDRKKLTALDFKVKLKEVIENKSLEDIMDGFYTRNDRSEQTYDYESHKQVNYRINFQGSTESLVYDGSKTVLIKKNGKWIKSKTYNVLAGDTVRVYNNLSKERLFSIASQEDSNGRFQEVEKMSRLWKESLSRYFTNRIEKDRHYDKDRLLSSLKAKGSKITNVVTISKWLNKEDKERFPHSDNELRAMKMLFEDEALNRSFVELLKVKRFYRGLMISLGRDLSDDVMDYIVSDGKNTGKMLSKFQTEEIQAFVRSAAPIRTIESKAITEDEESN; encoded by the coding sequence ATGCAAATAATCAAAACCTATACACAAGAACTAATAAATAAAGCTAAAGAGTACTTAACCAAAGAGTACCGCTTAGAGGCTTTAAATCTTTCAGATTTTCAAGCCATCAACTTCTATTTAATAGACAAAGCCATCAGTAAAGAGGAAAACTTGTTTATAGAATCATTTGATAAAGAATTACCTGCATTATCACAATTTCCTGCGGTTCTATCTGTAGCTATTTCTTTGTTTTTCAAAAATTTCTGTGACGATGCAACAACATTTGAATCTGGAGCAGTGCTACAACACCCATCTGGAGAACGTTTTGTTTTTATCAAATATGATGGTAAAGATTACATCCTCAAAAATAGAAACGGCACAAAGTATATTAATAAGAAACAATTAAGAAAATATGCAGTAGTAGATGCAGAATTAATAAATCGAATACCAAGAGCACGCTTAACACAATATAGAAAGCTTTACGATTTAATCTTTGATATTAAAAATATTCCCTCTCAATTCAAATACAAATCTGCCATCATAATGTCTAAAAATGAATTTGAGTCAGAACTACGTACTCAAGACTATATAGATATAGATATAAGAAAAGCAATACCTATGAGGTGGATTGCACGTTCAGGTAGAGAAAATTGGAATCACATCCCTCTTGAACCTATGATTTATTGTGTGCCAGACTATGATACACTACAAACCTATGTTTTGAATAAAGGAATTGATATAGAAACGCTTGTTGTCATAGGCAAAAATAAGTACAAAGATAAAGTAAGTACAAAACTTCGCTTAGCACTTAGAAATGAAGATATTCCAAATTGTATCATTTTGGGTAGTGAAGGCTTCAATGATGAACAAAACCAATTTTTAAAATGGAAATGGACCTTTCCTGAGTTTGAATATTTAGAAGATAAAGCACCTGGCGAAATAAAAGCAATCAATATTGAAGATGCTGTTTTTCAAGAAAAAATAGATGCGTTAATGACCTATCTAAGCACACTTGAAAAGGAAAACAGTATGTCCTTACTAAATGTAAAGCGATTACGCAGATTCTTATATGCATTGGTTCTAGCAAAGCCTAATGATAGTCGCAATTTATCGCAGGTAGAGTTTGTACAGCATTTAATCAAAAAAGTGGCATCAGAAACTATCGAACAAGATTTCTACGATTTAGAGCTTGATGATACAGTGGCACAAGCGCAATTAAGACTACATATTGATGCTATTTTTAAAAACTTCAATAATAATAAATTAAAGTATTTAGAGCGATTAAAATTTATAAACTATTTAATTGTTCCCAAAAGATTAGTAGAAAATTGGAAGGACGAATTTAAAGGAAAGCATCACAAGATTTTAAGTCTAAAGGAATTTAAGGAACTTCATAAAAATATAAATGGAAGCAAAAAGGTATATGTACTTAGCCTTTACAATAATGGCAAGTATTATGATGAAGTCCTTGATTTTGCAATCAATTCGCCACATCGTTTCCATTTTCTTTCCTATCCAGAAGAAGCTAAGGTCATAAAAACGTACATAGATAAATATGACAATAGTCTTATTACTGAGTACCAGTCTAAAGACCGAAAAAAACTCACAGCATTAGATTTTAAAGTAAAACTTAAAGAAGTCATAGAAAATAAGTCCTTAGAAGATATAATGGATGGCTTCTATACAAGAAACGACCGTTCAGAACAAACCTATGATTATGAATCACACAAGCAGGTTAATTATCGTATCAATTTTCAAGGAAGTACAGAATCTTTAGTATACGATGGGTCAAAAACGGTACTGATAAAAAAGAATGGTAAATGGATTAAATCAAAGACCTATAATGTATTAGCAGGAGACACCGTAAGAGTCTATAATAATTTATCTAAAGAACGCTTATTTAGTATTGCGTCACAAGAAGATAGTAATGGAAGATTCCAAGAAGTTGAGAAAATGTCAAGGCTTTGGAAGGAATCATTATCAAGATATTTTACTAACAGGATTGAAAAAGATAGACATTACGATAAAGACCGATTACTAAGCTCACTTAAAGCGAAAGGAAGTAAAATAACAAACGTAGTAACAATTTCTAAATGGCTTAATAAAGAAGATAAAGAGCGTTTTCCGCATAGTGACAACGAATTAAGAGCAATGAAAATGTTGTTTGAAGATGAAGCACTTAATAGATCATTTGTAGAATTATTAAAGGTAAAACGGTTTTATAGAGGCTTAATGATAAGTTTAGGTAGAGACCTTAGTGATGATGTGATGGATTACATCGTTTCGGATGGAAAAAATACAGGTAAAATGCTATCCAAATTTCAAACAGAGGAGATACAAGCTTTTGTAAGAAGTGCAGCACCGATAAGAACAATAGAAAGTAAAGCAATCACTGAAGATGAAGAATCAAACTGA